In Apteryx mantelli isolate bAptMan1 chromosome 18, bAptMan1.hap1, whole genome shotgun sequence, a single window of DNA contains:
- the ACTR5 gene encoding actin-related protein 5, with product MAAPAAGRVFAFRDARWAPDPVLEPGPAVRTPQPVPLVIDNGSFQTRAGWACPDPAVPAEPLLRFRSLAARSRGARGGAGAETQVGNDLGSPEPLRWLLRSPFDRNVPVQLELQELLLDHVFQRLGVASQGCVDHPIVLTEAVCNPLYSRQMMSELLFECYQVPKVSYGVDSLYSFYHNRRQNWPCSGLVISSGYQCTHILPVLEGRLDAKNCKRINLGGCQAAVYLQRLLQLKYPGHFAAITLSRMEEILHEHSYIAEDYIEELQKWRSPEYYENNMHKMQLPFSNKLLGSTLTSEEKQERRQQQLRRLQELNARRREEKLQLDQERLDRLLYVQELLEDGQMDQFHKALVELNMDSAEELQSYINKLSLAIEQTKQKILQAEVNIEVDVVDSKPETPDLDPLGSEQSLEDVESINEFEPLFAEEQPEVEKPVAAVQPVFNLAEYHQLFLGTERIRAPEIVFQPSLIGEDQAGIAETMQYVLERYPKEQQAVLVQNVFLTGGNAMYPGLKARVQKELLEMRPFQSSFQVHLASSPILDAWYGARDWAVEYMTREEGWITRKDYEEKGGEYLKEHSASNVYVPIRLPKQAPRTTEALAPSRALASSTGNPCEQA from the exons atggcggcgccggcggccgggcgggTGTTCGCCTTCCGCGACGCCCGCTGGGCCCCGGACCCGGTGCtggagcccggcccggccgtgcGGACGCCGCAGCCGGTGCCGCTGGTGATCGACAACGGCTCCTTCCAGACGCGGGCGGGCTGGGCCTGCCCCGACCCCGCGGTGCCCGCCGAGCCGCTGCTGCGGTTCCGCTCGCTGGCGGCGCGCAgccgcggggcccgcggcggcgccggcgccgagACGCAGGTGGGCAACGACCTGGGCAGCCCCGAGCCGCTGCGCTGGCTGCTGCGCTCGCCCTTCGACCGCAACGTGCCCgtgcagctggagctgcaggagctgctcctcGACCACGTCTTCCAGCGCCTCGGCGTCGCCTCCCAG GGTTGTGTTGATCATCCGATTGTTTTGACAGAAGCAGTGTGCAATCCTCTGTATTCAAGGCAAATGATGTCAGAGCTCCTCTTCGAATGTTATCAAGTTCCCAAAGTATCCTATGGCGTAGACAGTTTGTACAGTTTTTACCACAACAGAAGGCAGAACTGGCCCTGCAGTGGTTTGGTAATATCTTCAGGTTACCAGTGTACGCATATTTTGCCAGTCTTAGAAGGCAG GTTGGATGCTAAAAACTGCAAACGTATTAATCTTGGAGGGTGTCAAGCTGCTGTGTATCTCCAACGCCTCCTTCAGCTGAAATATCCAGGACATTTTGCTGCCATCACTCTCAGCCGCATGGAGGAAATACTGCATGAGCATAGCTACATTGCAGAGGACTATATAGAAG AGCTACAAAAGTGGCGGTCCCCTGAGTACTATGAGAACAACATGCACAAGATGCAGCTGCCTTTCTCGAACAAACTCCTGGGCAGCACTCTGACATcggaggaaaagcaggagagacgGCAGCAGCAGCTGCGTCGTCTTCAGGAACTAAACGCGCGTCGTCGAGAAGAGAAGCTGCAGCTTGACCAAGAGAGGCTTGACAGGCTGCTCTACGTACAG GAACTTCTAGAAGATGGTCAAATGGATCAGTTTCACAAAGCTTTGGTGGAGCTGAACATGGACTCTGCAGAAGAGCTTCAGTCTTACATCAACAAACTGAGTCTGGCAATTGaacaaacaaagcagaaaatcctACAGGCAGAAGTCAATATTGAAGTGGATGTTGTGGACAGCAAACCAGAG ACCCCCGATTTGGATCCGTTAGGCAGTGAACAGTCACTGGAGGATGTGGAAAGCATTAATGAGTTTGAGCCTTTGTTTGCTGAGGAGCAGCCTGAAGTTGAGAAGCCTGTTGCTGCAGTGCAG CCCGTGTTTAACCTGGCAGAGTATCACCAGCTTTTTCTTGGCACTGAGAGAATCAGGGCTCCAGAGATTGTCTTCCAGCCTTCCCTGATAGGAGAAGACCAGGCAGGAATAGCAGAAACGATGCAATATGTCCTTGAGAG GTATCCAAAGGAGCAACAGGCTGTTCTTGTCCAGAATGTTTTTCTCACTGGTGGAAATGCAATGTACCCTGGACTGAAAGCCAGAGTCCAGAAAGAACTCCTGGAAATGAGGCCATTCCAGTCATCTTTTCAG GTTCATCTTGCTTCCAGTCCCATTTTAGATGCCTGGTATGGGGCTAGGGATTGGGCAGTGGAATACATGACCCGTGAGGAAGGCTGGATAACCAGGAAAGACTatgaagaaaaggggggagaataCCTCAAGGAACACTCTGCTTCAAATGTCTATGTTCCTATTCGCCTTCCAAAGCAGGCCCCGCGGACAACTGAGGCTTTAGCACCTAGCAGAGCACTGGCGTCCAGCACAGGCAATCCCTGTGAGCAGGCGTAG